The DNA window GGCGAAGACGGCAGGGTGGCCAGAGTGATTACCGATAAGGGGGCCATTGATGCGGATGCCGTTATTTTAGCGGTGGGCGTGCGACCCAATGTGCAACTGGCTCAGGCCGCCGGGCTAACCATCGGAGAAACCGGTGCCATTGTAGTCAATGAATACATGCAGACCAGTGACCCGGATATTTATGCCTTGGGTGACTGCGTTGAGAATACCCATCTGCTGACCGGCAAGAAAGTATTCGCTCCCATGGCTACCTATGCCAACCGCCAGGGCCGTGTAGTGGGGGATAACGTGACCGGCGGGCAATCAACCTTTAAAGGTGTATTGGGTACCGGCGTACTGCATTGCCTGGGAATTAACGTGGCCCGCACCGGTTTGGGCGAAGCGCAAGCCCGTGCCCTGGGTTATGAGGTGGAAACAATTCGGGTGGCTACCTTTGACATGACCCACTACCATCCCAACAGCAATAAAATTTTATTAAAAATGATTGCTGATAAAAAGACCCGCCGCTTGCTGGGAATCCAGGGAATTGGCAAAGGGGAAGTGGCCAAGCGCATCGATGTGGCTGCAACCATGATTTACTATGGCGGCACCCTGGACGATTTGCTGAACATCGACCTTGGTTACTCACCGCCGTATAATACCCCCATTGATCCCATGGTGCATACCGGTATGGCGCTCAAGAACAAGCTGGAAGGAGTTGCCGTTACCTATACGCCGGCCGAAGTTAAAGAAAAGTTGGACCGGGGCGATGATTTTATCCTGTTGGATGTACGGACGGCACCCCAGTTTAACATGCGCCATATTGAAGACCCGCGGATTCAGCAGTTGGCCCTGGGCGAACTGCGGCAAAAACTGGATCAGGTACCCCGCGATAAAGAAATCGTTACCGTTTGCGTCATGGGCTCCCGGGCCTATGAAGCCTCCCGCATCCTGCAGGGTGCCGGATTTACCAATGTTAAGTTTATGGAAGCCGGCATGGAAGGCTGGCCCTACGATATGGATGAATTTTAAGTTAACCTGAGTTGCACCCTGACCCGTACCAAGGCGTACGGGTTTTTTTATTTGTCAACAAACTAATTGGTATAAATTGGCGGTGCAGTCATATGTATAAAACAGGGAGGGGACAAACTATGTCTGTCTTGCGATCATTGCCAACCCCGCACGCCCCAAAACACACCGCCCTGGATGAAGTATTAAACTTGCTGCCGCCGAACTTGCGGCAAATGCTCAGTGCGCTGCCGCCGGCCGTCAAAGACAGCGTTGAGGAAATCCGGATCCGGCAGGAGCGGCCTCTGATGCTGGGGCTGGCCCAGGGGGATTGTTTTGTTACCGATCAGG is part of the Desulforamulus hydrothermalis Lam5 = DSM 18033 genome and encodes:
- a CDS encoding FAD-dependent oxidoreductase, with the protein product MSNKKILIIGGVAAGPKTAARARRLDPEAQITILEKGKYISYAGCGMPFYLAGKIHDFDHLYSTSYGVKRDPDFFKSERGVEVFTGMEAIAIDRDRKQVIARHVDTGEEKVFDYDKLVLGTGSYPITPPIENLDLKGVYRLNHLEDAQLIKQALDAGEVNDVVVIGSGFIGMEAVDAIFSPRRTVTVVEFKETLLPGILDQDMGNLLYKSLYEQGLEGRFGEKVLKLEGEDGRVARVITDKGAIDADAVILAVGVRPNVQLAQAAGLTIGETGAIVVNEYMQTSDPDIYALGDCVENTHLLTGKKVFAPMATYANRQGRVVGDNVTGGQSTFKGVLGTGVLHCLGINVARTGLGEAQARALGYEVETIRVATFDMTHYHPNSNKILLKMIADKKTRRLLGIQGIGKGEVAKRIDVAATMIYYGGTLDDLLNIDLGYSPPYNTPIDPMVHTGMALKNKLEGVAVTYTPAEVKEKLDRGDDFILLDVRTAPQFNMRHIEDPRIQQLALGELRQKLDQVPRDKEIVTVCVMGSRAYEASRILQGAGFTNVKFMEAGMEGWPYDMDEF